Proteins from a single region of Trichoderma asperellum chromosome 3, complete sequence:
- a CDS encoding uncharacterized protein (EggNog:ENOG41) has product MASVGLELVSHPPPHESSYDALQREQDDAIIRVAGYHRMDYAMLTAFVSSSDHSVVKSSILTSGIVPRMGLGVLNQLPVELLFQTLRHMDMQSLFNLRQTNLRARQIVDSLKEYKAVVAHGLMAYCALLRMKLATHVTLLDFYRVLCTKDCAFCGKFGGFVFLPTWMRCCFECIEEDPETRMVRVAEVRRLFRLSRAEVSQQRSFQSFTGLYTEGLYSMRRSYQQHRIKLVPYFPAMKEFGDRLETGAAHSQRPFWDPIHNFMASCELPYYDPQTKVVEEGISCAGCERTEDGEPIELNPPFGYNDLFDERPWSEVFSREGYLKHFKICAQAQALWKSSPEAALEAMIKRDTCQY; this is encoded by the coding sequence ATGGCTTCAGTCGGCCTGGAACTCGTCTCTCATCCGCCGCCTCATGAATCGTCTTACGACGCGCTCCAAAGGGAGCAAGATGACGCCATCATCAGAGTCGCGGGCTACCATCGAATGGATTATGCCATGCTGACTGCCTTCGTGTCGAGCAGCGATCACTCCGTCGTGAAGTCGTCCATTTTGACGTCAGGCATCGTTCCCAGGATGGGCCTGGGTGTCTTGAATCAGCTCCCCGTAGAGCTGCTGTTTCAAACTCTGCGCCATATGGACATGCAGTCGCTCTTCAACCTCCGTCAAACCAACCTCAGGGCCCGCCAGATTGTGGATTCGCTGAAAGAGTACAAGGCTGTCGTGGCCCATGGTCTGATGGCGTACTGCGCGCTGCTGCGAATGAAGCTCGCCACGCATGTCACGCTGCTGGATTTCTACAGGGTGCTATGTACCAAGGATTGTGCCTTTTGTGGCAAGTTTGGAGGCTTTGTGTTCCTGCCTACGTGgatgcgctgctgctttgaGTGCATCGAAGAGGATCCGGAAACAAGGATGGTGAGGGTGGCCGAAGTGAGGAGGCTGTTCCGGCTCTCTCGCGCCGAGGTCAGCCAGCAGCGGTCGTTTCAGTCATTTACGGGGCTGTATACCGAGGGCCTATATTCAATGAGGAGATCCTACCAGCAACATCGAATCAAACTGGTGCCCTATTTCCCGGCCATGAAGGAGTTTGGAGACCGGCTAGAGACGGGGGCTGCTCATTCGCAAAGGCCCTTTTGGGATCCGATTCACAACTTCATGGCGTCGTGCGAGCTTCCGTATTATGATCCGCAGACCAAGGTGGTTGAGGAAGGAATCTCATGTGCTGGCTGCGAGAGGACAGAAGACGGGGAGCCCATTGAATTGAATCCTCCGTTTGGATATAATGACCTGTTCGATGAGAGGCCCTGGAGTGAAGTGTTCTCGCGAGAAGGCTACTTGAAGCACTTCAAGATATGTGCGCAGGCGCAGGCGCTGTGGAAGTCCAGCCCGGAAGCTGCCCTCGAGGCCATGATCAAACGGGATACTTGCCAGTATTGA
- a CDS encoding uncharacterized protein (BUSCO:EOG092D2AGS), whose protein sequence is MASARMGSMRCFLGPSFRARQLSLSSKPLRQGFAYRFYSAASKTKPEDSASTVTIRGDTHPTAKPWFNVPPNIVSKTSRRLHLQPDHPVYITRQIIQSNFPQPTYKYYNEYSPVVTTKQNFDSLGFPPDHPGRALTDTYYLNEKLLLRTHTSAHQADTFRANESDGYLVSADVYRRDAIDRSHYPIFHQMEGARSWDRNKVPNGDIAAAVLEDLERLPKHDVVVEDPNPPIHPERNPLQEAHHSAAEAEALGRHLKRSLENMVVDIFTRAKAAAIKDDPDFVDEPLKMRWVEAYFPFTSPSWELEVYYAGDWLEVLGCGVVKQEIYINAGVPSQVGWAFGIGIDRIAMLLFKIPDIRLFWSEDERFLSQFTGVSANLDTLKRFVPFSKHPPSPRDVSFWIRSTSAAGGNDRAILHENDVMELVRSIGGDEVESVNLIDEFVHPKTGRKSVAYRIVYRHLERTMTGKETNDLHEKVRNALVEKFGVELR, encoded by the exons ATGGCATCTGCCAGAATGGGAAGCATGCGCTGCTTCCTCGGCCCCTCATTTAGAGCTCGACAGCTCTCATTGAGCTCAAAACCGTTGCGACAGGGATTTGCCTATCGCTTCTACTCTGCAG CCTCAAAAACCAAACCCGAGGATTCAGCATCAACAGTAACTATCCGTGGAGACACACACCCTACAGCAAAGCCGTGGTTCAACGTGCCGCCAAACATCGTCTCCAAGACATCTAGGCGTCTGCATCTTCAGCCTGACCATCCAGTCTACATCACCCGGCAGATTATCCAGTCCAATTTCCCCCAGCCGACATACAAGTACTACAACGAGTACAGCCCCGTGGTGACGACGAAGCAGAACTTCGATTCGCTAGGCTTTCCACCGGATCATCCAGGGCGAGCACTCACCGACACGTATTATCTCAATGAGAAGCTACTGCTGAGGACACACACCAGCGCACACCAGGCGGATACCTTTAGGGCGAATGAGAGCGATGGATATCTCGTCTCGGCGGATGTGTACCGGCGAGACGCCATCGACCGGAGCCACTACCCAATCTTCCACCAGATGGAGGGTGCCCGGTCATGGGACCGTAACAAGGTGCCCAACGGAGACATAGCAGCTGCCGTCTTGGAGGATCTTGAACGCCTTCCAAAGCACGACGTGGTAGTTGAGGATCCGAATCCTCCCATCCACCCGGAACGGAATCCATTGCAAGAGGCGCATCActcggcggcagaggctgaggcaTTGGGAAGGCACCTAAAGCGGTCACTTGAAAACATGGTAGTCGACATCTTCACGAGGGCAAAGGCGGCAGCGATCAAGGACGACCCGGACTTTGTGGATGAGCCCCTGAAGATGCGATGGGTGGAGGCATACTTTCCGTTTACAAGCCCATCATGGGAGTTGGAGGTTTACTACGCGGGCGACTGGCTGGAAGTTTTGGGCTGTGGTGTAGTTAAGCAGGAGATCTACATCAACGCCGGCGTGCCATCGCAAGTGGGCTGGGCTTTTGGCATCGGCATCGACCGCATCGCCATGCTACTGTTTAAGATTCCAGACATTCGGCTCTTCTGGTCCGAAGACGAGAGATTCCTGTCTCAATTCACTGGTGTCTCAGCCAACCTGGATACGCTCAAGCGCTTCGTGCCCTTCTCCAAGCACCCGCCCAGCCCCAGAGACGTGTCATTCTGGATCCGCTCGACGTCTGCGGCTGGCGGGAACGACAGGGCCATCCTCCACGAGAACGACGTAATGGAGCTGGTCCGCAGCATTGGGGGCGATGAGGTCGAGAGCGTGAACCTTATCGACGAGTTTGTTCATCCCAAGACGGGGCGGAAGAGCGTGGCGTACCGCATTGTCTACCGGCATCTCGAACGCACAATGACCGGCAAGGAGACAAATGACCTTCACGAGAAGGTGAGGAACGCCCTAGTAGAGAAGTTTGGTGTTGAGCTACGGTGA
- a CDS encoding uncharacterized protein (EggNog:ENOG41), which yields MEPTPRPSRSSSTSSRNKANLSLDLSDLPPLIQPTPPSNTLLFTNLNNIDIFLPENLQEIRGLIEKVAPIHSFAPLKSFRRIIVSFFDIDSSLAIRQIWDGKAIMNERIRLYFGQPTPIEIRPEHLELPDAGKLFFISPPASPPHGWEMRLEDAPNKQVHADDLAEALAKLHHRPIPVYDSPVTPTDGGVPRFGTRSRSSTLIYKPDEQTSPGIPAVFVEDMTDEPVALSPLDVAKPIMAQTARPPVELMNDL from the coding sequence ATGGAGCCCACACCTCGCCCCTCAAGATCATCTTCCACCTCTTCTCGCAACAAGGCCAATCTCAGCCTTGATCTCTCTGACCTCCCGCCGTTGATCCAACCTACTCCTCCGTCCAACACTCTGCTCTTCACCAACCTCAACAACATCGACATCTTCCTGCCAGAGAATCTGCAAGAAATCCGCGGCCTCATCGAGAAAGTCGCACCCATACACTCGTTTGCGCCACTCAAATCCTTCCGTCGCATCATCGTCTCCTTCTTCGACATCGACTCTTCATTAGCCATTCGTCAGATATGGGACGGAAAGGCCATCATGAACGAGCGCATCAGACTCTACTTTGGCCAGCCCACCCCTATTGAGATCAGACCAGAGCATCTCGAACTGCCCGACGCCGgcaagctcttcttcatctcaccGCCTGCGAGCCCTCCCCACGGCTGGGAGATGCGTCTGGAAGATGCCCCTAACAAGCAGGTCCATGCCGATGACCTTGCTGAGGCTCTAGCGAAGCTGCACCACCGCCCAATTCCCGTCTACGACTCGCCCGTTACCCCAACCGACGGCGGCGTACCACGCTTTGGCACCCGGAGTCGCAGCTCGACTCTCATCTACAAGCCTGACGAGCAGACCAGCCCTGGAATTCCTGCCGTGTTTGTTGAGGACATGACTGACGAGCCGGTCGCCCTGAGCCCGCTTGATGTTGCTAAGCCCATCATGGCTCAAACAGCACGGCCTCCTGTCGAGCTGATGAACGACCTGTAA
- a CDS encoding uncharacterized protein (EggNog:ENOG41~BUSCO:EOG092D3PHH) — MAVATEKHGEVESQNTGTSVEDTHAATTKSLDETTLREDVETDKQSVERTRVKKDRHRNRRAVAADDTESSIIEEHDSHGTVSIARRERTAELTPMDLPPTDSTDAASTPRRRNQEPWQLQKAALKEKFPEGWQPRKRLSPDALAGIRALNAQFPDIYTTEALADKFQVSSEAIRRILKSHWRPSSQEEEDRQQRWFRRGKQVWEQKAALGIKPPQRWRMEGIARDPGYHEWSKKVSQREKEWEEEENRKYRAYLEKKKKKTEFKKGCYSITRRVLSEI; from the exons ATGGCAGTAGCCACGGAGAAACATGGAGAGGTGGAGTCACAAAACACCGGCACAAGTGTGGAGGATACACATGCAGCTACGACGAAATCTCTGGACGAGACCACACTACGAGAAGATGTCGAGACGGATAAGCAGTCGGTTGAAAGAACACGGGTGAAGAAGGACAGACATAGGAATAGAAGGGCTGTTGCTGCGGACGATACAGAGTCGTCCATTATCGAGGAGCATGATTCACACGGCACGGTATCAATAGCAAGACGAGAGCGAACGGCCGAATTGACACCCATGGATTTACCGCCCACAGATTCCACAGACGCTGCTTCCACACCAAGGCGAAGAAATCAAGAACCATGGCAGCTCCAAAAAGCAGCCCTCAAAGAGAAATTCCCCGAAGGCTGGCAGCCGCGCAAACGTCTCTCGCCAGACGCCCTGGCCGGAATCCGAGCCCTCAACGCCCAATTCCCAGACATTTACACGACGGAAGCCCTCGCGGACAAGTTCCAAGTCTCGAGCGAGGCCATACGCAGAATCCTAAAGAGCCACTGGCGGCCGTCCTcgcaggaggaagaggaccGGCAGCAGCGATGGTTCCGGCGCGGCAAGCAGGTGTGGGAGCAGAAGGCCGCGCTGGGGATCAAGCCGCCGCAGAGGTGGCGCATGGAGGGCATCGCGCGAGATCCGGGCTATCACGAGTGGAGCAAGAAGGTGTCGCAGCGGGAGAAGGagtgggaggaggaggagaatcGAAAGTATCGGGCGTatttggagaagaagaagaaaaagacggAATTCAAGAAGGGATG CTACTCCATAACAAGGAGAGTCCTCAGCGAAATCTAA
- a CDS encoding uncharacterized protein (EggNog:ENOG41~TransMembrane:2 (o23-45i57-76o)) — MPPSNYSRPPQRDSWFAPLSFDLILKVLNITIFHPFICWLIPLCLRAQTTKWEAPPMVAAFAWAIFISLCWIASAVNQFIAHGPSREVDLSEEVIVVTGGASGLGMLIAEVYGMRGASVAVLDINQMEHTEARGVTYYKCDVSDKAQVAKAAVEIEKDLGTPTVLINNAAIVVGKPLLDLSIDEIETSISTNLLGPFYCLKTFLPAIIRGGRGGTIVNVSSVIGHLGAAQLSDYAAAKAGITALHKSLTAELRESHPDIRTVLVTPGQLSTPLFYGVQTPNSFFAPVVEPVDVTKEIVAAIDGGKGVTAAMPFYARWVDVYNVLPVGVQLIARKIAGVDKGMETFIGRKGSAEKK, encoded by the exons ATGCCTCCCTCAAATTATTCTCGCCCTCCCCAGCGCGACTCCTGGTTCGCCCCGCTCTCCTTCGACCTCATCCTCAAAGTCCTCAACATCACCATCTTCCACCCCTTCATCTGCTGGCTCATCCCGCTATGCCTGCGCGCCCAGACGACCAAGTGGGAGGCGCCGCCCATGGTTGCGGCCTTTGCCTgggccatcttcatctccctcTGCTGGATCGCCAGCGCTGTCAACCAGTTCATTGCGCACGGCCCGTCGCGTGAGGTGGACCTGAGCGAGGAGGTGATTGTCGTGACCGGCGGCGCGAGCGGCCTGGGCATGCTGATTGCGGAGGTTTACGGCATGAGAGGCGCGAGCGTGGCCGTGCTGGACATTAACCAGATGGAGCATACTGAGGCGAGGGGCGTCACGTACTATAAGTGCGATGTGAGCGACAAGGCGCAGGTTGCCAAGGCTGCGGTCGAAATTGAGAAGGAT CTCGGAACACCTACTGTGCTTATCAACAACGCTGCCATTGTTGTGGGAAAGCCTCTACTCGATCTCTCCATCGACGAGATTGAGACAAGCATCTCAACGAACCTCCTCGGCCCCTTTTACTGCCTCAAGACCTTCCTCCCGGCCATCATCCGCGGCGGCCGCGGCGGCACCATCGTCAACGTCTCCTCTGTCATCGGCCACCTGGGCGCCGCGCAACTGTCCGACTACGCCGCCGCAAAGGCCGGCATCACGGCTCTTCACAAGTCCCTGACGGCCGAGCTGCGCGAATCTCACCCCGACATCCGCACCGTTCTCGTCACCCCGGGTCAGCTCAGCACGCCCCTCTTCTACGGTGTGCAGACGCCCAACAGCTTCTTCGCGCCTGTGGTGGAGCCGGTGGACGTGACCAAGGAGATTGTGGCGGCGATTGACGGCGGCAAGGGCGTTACTGCGGCGATGCCCTTTTACGCGCGGTGGGTGGATGTTTATAACGTGCTGCCGGTGGGAGTGCAGCTTATTGCGAGAAAGATTGCTGGTGTGGATAAGGGAATGGAGACGTTTATCGGCAGGAAGGGATCTGCTGAGAAGAAGTAA
- a CDS encoding uncharacterized protein (SECRETED:SignalP(1-19)~EggNog:ENOG41~CAZy:GH72~TransMembrane:1 (n3-11c19/20o455-472i)) has product MRWSSAAIALAGAKSVVVALDPVSVVGNKFFNKDGSQFFIKGVAYQLVPQDPLVDTAQCKRDASLMSELGANTIRVYHVDPTADHDGCMKAFDDAGIYVLADLDTFDTYILPTNNYWDKDKYKSYAAVMDAFQKYDNILGFFIGNENIATKNDSPTAPYLKAAARDMKAYRDAQGYREIPVGYSAADILELRPALQDYLTCGGNSSEIVDFFSLNSYSWCDPSTYVGSTYNKLEEYAKDFPVPIFFSETGCIIPGPRLWDDQDAVFGPEMVNDWSGSIVYEWIQEENSYGIITYGPPNQPAGPNVEGGFLRKGTPQPKLPDFPNLKSKWATISPTGVHKSAYDPDSVSTRACPKSTAGSWWEVDGDVKLPTLGQVLAVSPRPTTDLVSTDTSAPTGTAVVTTETITDSSGSVMTSMMTITAPPSTATGGSGSSTTSGASAATTSSKSGASADKRATAFGAGLVSFVLAFAILL; this is encoded by the exons ATGCGTTGGTCTTCTGCTGCGATTGCGCTTGCTGGCGCCAAATCGGTCGTTGTGGCCCTGGATCCTGTCTCGGTCGTGGGCAACAAGTTCTTCAACAAGGATGGCTCGCAGTTCTTCATCAAGG GCGTTGCGTACCAGCTTGTCCCTCAGGATCCTCTCGTTGATACTGCTCAGTGCAAACGTGATGCCAGCCTCATGTCGGAGCTGGGAGCCAACACCATCCGCGTCTACCACGTCGATCCTACTGCTGATCATGACGGCTGCATGAAGGCGTTTGACGATGCTGGCATTTACGTCCTTGCTGATTTGGACACGTTTGATACCTACATCCTTCCT ACAAACAACTACTGGGACAAGGACAAATATAAGAGCTATGCTGCGGTGATGGATGCCTTTCAGAAGTACGACAATATCTTGGGATTCTTCATTGGAAATGAGAACATTGCTACTAAAAATGACTCTCCCACTGCCCCCTATCTCAAGGCTGCCGCCCGCGACATGAAGGCCTACCGCGATGCTCAGGGCTATCGTGAGATCCCCGTCGGCTACTCGGCGGCCGATATCCTGGAGCTCCGCCCTGCGCTTCAGGACTACCTCACCTGTGGCGGCAACTCGTCCGAGATTGTCGACTTCTTTTCCCTCAACTCCTATTCGTGGTGCGACCCCAGTACCTATGTCGGGTCTACTTACAATAAGCTTGAGGAGTACGCCAAGGACTTCCCCGtccccatcttcttctccgagacTGGATGCATCATCCCTGGTCCTCGCCTGTGGGATGATCAGGATGCAGTTTTTGGCCCGGAGATGGTTAATGACTGGAGCGGTTCCATCGTCTACGAATGGATTCAAGAGGAAAACTCGTACGGCATCATTACCTACGGCCCTCCCAACCAGCCTGCTGGCCCCAACGTTGAGGGTGGATTTTTGCGCAAGGGCACTCCTCAGCCTAAGCTGCCCGACTTTCCCAACTTGAAGTCCAAGTGGGCGACCATCAGCCCAACCGGCGTCCATAAATCCGCCTATGACCCAGACAGTGTCTCAACCCGGGCTTGCCCCAAGTCTACTgctggcagctggtgggAAGTTGATGGAGATGTTAAACTGCCTACCTTGGGCCAGGTACTGGCTGTGAGCCCGAGGCCCACTACGGACCTTGTGAGCACAGACACATCGGCACCTACTGGTACGGCTGTAGTTACCACTGAAACTATTACGGACAGTTCAGGGAGCGTCATGACCAGCATGATGACCATCACGGCTCCGCCATCAACTGCTACTGGCGGGTCTGGATCTTCCACCACTTCTGGCGCAAGCGCGGCTACGACAAGCTCCAAAAGCGGAGCTTCAGCGGACAAGCGGGCCACTGCATTTGGTGCGGGCCTTGTCAGTTTTGTTCTCGCCTTTGCGATCTTGTTGTAA
- a CDS encoding uncharacterized protein (TransMembrane:1 (o28-49i)): MIDKFQCQAHTRTPWGSNPHRYDYRLRYLMMGLLCALILAVFIVSLVLIGDQALKNYQLIPSDDESPTMSAESPSSTPYNVTGTNTTANITTYHSSGRIT; encoded by the coding sequence ATGATCGACAAGTTCCAATGCCAAGCACACACCCGCACCCCCTGGGGCTCAAACCCGCACCGCTACGACTACCGCCTGCGCTACCTCATGATGGGCCTCCTCTGcgccctcatcctcgccgtcttcatcgtcagccTCGTCTTGATCGGCGATCAAGCCCTCAAAAACTACCAGCTCATACCCTCCGACGACGAAAGTCCCACAATGTCGGCCGAGTCACCTTCATCAACTCCTTATAATGTTACTGGTACAAATACTACGGCGAACATCACCACGTACCACAGCAGCGGCAGGATTACATGA
- a CDS encoding uncharacterized protein (SECRETED:SignalP(1-18)), which produces MLLLVLPAASHGLGLASGFGIRPGTSPAREPMLGRCRTSIPAIEPPGAAASLQWSLAPLRPPLHACRAYSAAATWCRACDFDNK; this is translated from the exons atgctGCTTCTCGTCCTTCCAGCTGCCTCCCATGGCCTGGGTCTGGCGTCAGGTTTTGGCATCCGTCCAGGAACGAGCCCCGCCAGGGAGCCAATGCTGGGGCGCTGCAGGACATCGATACCGGCGATCGAGCCTCCGGGAGCTGCAGCGTCCCTGCAGTGGTCGCTTGCTCCGCTGCGGCCGCCACTGCACGCATGCCGCGCTTattctgctgcagccaccTGGTGTCGGGCATGT GACTTTGACAATAAGTGA
- a CDS encoding uncharacterized protein (EggNog:ENOG41), giving the protein MTKRWFVETTPEGRQQFVSIKRSRSYTGRHDRVREIDYVKVSLDEWNSLVEKERKLEEINKSVVDENNRLKTTSQAEAKRLALVVVPSLEKQIASLSIENEALRRSIDKTGDSSSKHHREEERLRYKVAKFEADNLALREENAALREKNRSLSRQIDQSFSRRVSELVAEAETWKYHYRHWRSRYEELLKRYNDIYDLMETRTKKMKGYEEKTIAYEDILRRNEMI; this is encoded by the coding sequence ATGACCAAGCGGTGGTTTGTCGAAACCACACCGGAGGGGCGACAGCAGTTTGTGTCCATCAAGAGATCGCGTTCTTACACTGGACGCCACGACCGAGTTCGCGAGATTGACTACGTCAAAGTCAGCCTTGACGAATGGAACTCCCTCGTGGAGAAGGAGCGCAAGCTCGAAGAGATCAATAAGTCGGTGGTGGATGAAAACAACCGCCTCAAGACCACATCCCAGGCTGAGGCTAAGCGCCTCGCCCTGGTTGTCGTTCCCAGTCTCGAGAAGCAGATCGCCTCCCTCTCCATCGAGAACGAGGCTCTCCGTCGCAGCATCGATAAGACGGGCGACAGCTCTTCCAAGCACCACCGCGAGGAAGAGAGGCTGCGCTACAAGGTTGCCAAGTTTGAGGCCGACAATCTGGCACTCCGAGAGGAGAATGCCGCTTTGCGGGAGAAGAACCGTAGCCTCTCTCGGCAGATTGACCAGAGCTTCAGCCGTCGTGTGTCTGAGCTTGTTGCAGAAGCTGAGACGTGGAAGTACCACTACCGTCACTGGCGTTCTCGCTACGAGGAGCTTTTGAAGCGCTACAACGACATCTATGACTTGATGGAGACtcggacgaagaagatgaagggcTACGAAGAGAAAACTATTGCATATGAAGATATCCTGCGACGAAACGAGATGATCTAA
- a CDS encoding uncharacterized protein (EggNog:ENOG41~SECRETED:SignalP(1-19)), translating to MHFINTLLSLAGAATLASALGSSCQDSGVCAGINANLSSAIEQLKGMDQHQRFSDGQLITCVDTDSEGSSSLCLSYQDTGRSWTVFQTAWFAQTLIEQGCQACGSLSLGSDHGVLASNVITKTAGGLDTSEARRGMDMVQLVARAGNR from the coding sequence ATGCACTTCATCAAcaccctcctctccctcgccGGTGCTGCGACACTAGCCAGTGCCTTGGGCAGCAGCTGTCAAGATAGCGGTGTCTGCGCGGGCATCAATGCCAACCTGAGTTCAGCCATTGAACAGCTGAAGGGGATGGACCAGCACCAGAGATTCTCAGACGGACAGCTCATCACCTGCGTCGACACAGACAGTGAGGGCAGCTCCTCCCTCTGTCTCTCCTACCAGGACACTGGTCGATCATGGACCGTTTTCCAGACCGCCTGGTTTGCCCAGACACTGATAGAGCAAGGATGCCAGGCCTGTGGAAGCCTATCCTTGGGCTCGGATCATGGAGTGCTGGCCTCCAACGTTATCACAAAGACGGCTGGCGGCCTGGACACCTCCGAAGCTCGTCGTGGAATGGACATGGTTCAATTGGTAGCAAGAGCTGGGAACCGATGA